A single region of the Plantactinospora soyae genome encodes:
- a CDS encoding S66 peptidase family protein, protein MTDQQSAVTRRRLLRAGTVAAGGILAGGVTGGTALAAPASPPTPAGRLVAKPPALRPGDRVRIVAPARPADPALLARGVEILESWGLTVEIGAHVYDQHGFFAGTDADRLADLRAAFTDPGVRGVFACRGGYGTQRIVDRFNPSGLGRDPRVFVGFSDLTALHGRLWRTARLATFYGPVMNWNDARTGPASIESLRRAVMTTDPVTITRNPAEPSAAVMVPGRATGVLLGGTLTMLTTSFGAPDFPRLSGAILLFEDVDEAAYSVDRMLTQLRRVGALEGIAGVAVGQITNSSGIPGYDLATVLSDRLGDLGVPVLGGLPLGHGPGQLTVPLGVEATIDAEAGTLVTAPGVR, encoded by the coding sequence ATGACGGATCAGCAGAGCGCAGTGACCCGACGACGACTGCTGCGGGCCGGCACCGTGGCCGCCGGTGGCATCCTGGCCGGGGGAGTCACCGGCGGTACGGCCCTGGCCGCACCGGCATCGCCGCCGACCCCGGCCGGCCGGCTCGTCGCGAAGCCGCCCGCACTCCGCCCGGGTGACCGGGTCCGGATCGTGGCGCCGGCCCGCCCGGCCGACCCCGCCCTGCTGGCCCGGGGAGTGGAGATCCTGGAGAGCTGGGGGCTGACGGTCGAGATCGGCGCGCACGTCTACGACCAGCACGGTTTCTTCGCGGGCACCGACGCCGACCGGCTCGCGGACCTGCGGGCGGCCTTCACCGATCCGGGTGTCCGAGGCGTCTTCGCCTGCCGGGGCGGCTACGGCACCCAACGCATCGTGGACCGGTTCAACCCGAGCGGGCTCGGCCGGGATCCCCGGGTGTTCGTCGGGTTCAGCGACCTGACCGCGCTGCACGGGCGGCTGTGGCGGACGGCCCGGCTGGCGACCTTCTACGGGCCGGTGATGAACTGGAACGACGCCCGGACCGGCCCGGCGTCGATCGAGTCACTGCGTCGGGCCGTGATGACCACCGACCCGGTCACGATCACCCGGAACCCGGCCGAGCCGAGCGCGGCGGTCATGGTTCCCGGTCGGGCCACCGGCGTGTTGCTGGGCGGCACGCTGACGATGTTGACCACGAGTTTCGGCGCCCCCGACTTCCCCCGGCTCTCCGGCGCGATCCTGCTCTTCGAGGACGTCGACGAGGCGGCGTACAGCGTCGATCGGATGTTGACCCAGTTGCGCCGGGTGGGTGCGCTGGAGGGGATCGCCGGGGTCGCGGTAGGGCAGATCACCAACTCGAGCGGCATACCCGGGTACGACCTGGCCACGGTGCTCTCCGACCGGCTGGGCGATCTCGGCGTGCCGGTGCTCGGCGGGCTGCCGTTGGGGCACGGCCCGGGTCAGCTCACCGTACCGCTCGGTGTCGAGGCCACCATCGACGCCGAGGCGGGCACGCTCGTCACCGCGCCCGGGGTGCGGTGA
- a CDS encoding TetR family transcriptional regulator — protein sequence MDRPPTLDTRGRILRTALDLFAAHGYQRTSLREIADRLGLTKAGVLYHFPSKEHLLVALAEPLLSDLEAALDRAARLPWPAARWAALAGWLDTLLAHRRPLGTLYHDMTLLARGSTYARIMQLALQAYGLVAGADATRLERIRAVQAVAMLGDPIVFFTDVPDDQLRADMLDGVARLLGESPPGQSPATGGYGPPAARPGAEAAEPAGGTASGPADAVGAPAGIARSTGTGSSTGTNSATGTDPSTGAGRRGAGRPPALSVEQIRTARSMHTRGSHTVDQIAANLGVSRATVYRHLRGTRSTSPAINETVSETN from the coding sequence ATGGACCGACCGCCGACCCTCGACACCCGTGGCCGGATCCTGCGGACCGCGCTCGACCTGTTCGCCGCACACGGCTACCAGCGCACCTCACTGCGCGAGATAGCCGATCGGCTGGGACTGACCAAGGCCGGCGTCCTCTACCACTTCCCGAGCAAGGAACACCTGCTGGTGGCGCTGGCCGAGCCACTGCTGTCCGACCTGGAGGCTGCCCTGGACCGGGCGGCCCGGCTGCCCTGGCCGGCGGCCCGCTGGGCGGCACTGGCGGGCTGGCTCGACACCCTGCTCGCCCATCGCCGTCCACTGGGCACGCTGTACCACGACATGACCCTGCTCGCCCGGGGCAGCACGTACGCCCGGATCATGCAACTGGCGCTCCAGGCGTACGGGCTGGTCGCCGGGGCGGACGCGACCCGGCTCGAACGGATCCGCGCCGTACAGGCCGTTGCGATGCTCGGCGATCCGATCGTCTTCTTCACCGACGTGCCGGACGACCAGTTGCGGGCGGACATGCTGGACGGGGTGGCCCGGCTGCTCGGCGAGTCGCCACCCGGGCAGTCCCCGGCGACCGGCGGGTACGGACCGCCGGCCGCCCGGCCCGGGGCGGAGGCGGCGGAACCGGCCGGCGGCACGGCCTCCGGCCCGGCGGACGCGGTCGGCGCCCCGGCCGGGATCGCCCGGTCGACCGGGACCGGCTCGTCGACCGGGACCAACTCGGCGACCGGCACAGACCCGTCGACCGGGGCGGGCCGGCGTGGCGCGGGCCGCCCTCCGGCGCTGAGCGTCGAGCAGATCAGGACGGCCCGGTCGATGCACACCCGGGGCTCGCACACCGTCGACCAGATCGCCGCGAACCTGGGGGTCTCCCGGGCGACGGTCTACCGACACCTGCGGGGCACCCGGTCAACCTCTCCAGCAATTAATGAGACGGTTTCTGAGACAAATTAG
- a CDS encoding ABC transporter ATP-binding protein codes for MTAVSVAGLVKTFGATRALDELELTVRTGEVHGFLGPNGAGKSTTIRILLGLLRRDAGEVTVLGGDPWRDAVGLHRRLAYVPGDVNLWPNLSGGEAIDLFGALRGGLDRARRAELLERFDLDPTKKCRTYSKGNRQKVAIVAAFASDVELLVLDEPTSGLDPLMEKVFRDYVGALRNAGRTVLLSSHVMSEVEALCDRVSIIRAGRTVESGTLAELRHLTRTPMTVETERQVDGLADLPGVHAVTVTGSSTRFEVDAGTLDPVLSHLARFGVRALTSTPPTLEELFMRHYGDDLDRSGAAQPATAGAR; via the coding sequence ATGACCGCTGTCTCGGTGGCCGGCCTGGTGAAGACCTTCGGGGCCACCCGTGCGCTGGACGAACTGGAGCTGACCGTCCGGACCGGCGAGGTGCACGGGTTCCTCGGGCCGAACGGTGCGGGCAAGTCCACCACCATCCGGATCCTGCTCGGGCTGCTCCGCAGGGACGCGGGCGAGGTCACCGTACTGGGCGGTGATCCCTGGCGGGACGCCGTCGGGCTGCACCGCCGGCTGGCGTACGTGCCCGGCGACGTCAACCTCTGGCCGAACCTGTCCGGTGGTGAGGCGATCGACCTCTTCGGCGCGCTGCGCGGCGGACTCGACCGGGCGCGCCGCGCCGAGCTGCTGGAACGGTTCGACCTCGACCCGACCAAGAAGTGCCGCACCTACTCGAAGGGCAACCGGCAGAAGGTGGCGATCGTCGCGGCGTTCGCCTCCGACGTGGAACTGCTCGTGCTCGACGAGCCGACCTCCGGCCTGGATCCGCTGATGGAGAAGGTGTTCCGGGACTACGTCGGCGCGCTGCGGAACGCCGGCCGTACGGTGCTGCTCTCCAGCCACGTGATGAGTGAGGTGGAGGCGCTCTGCGACCGGGTCAGCATCATCCGGGCCGGCCGTACGGTCGAGTCCGGCACCCTGGCCGAGCTGCGCCACCTGACCCGTACGCCGATGACGGTCGAGACCGAGCGGCAGGTCGACGGACTCGCCGACCTGCCGGGGGTGCACGCGGTCACGGTGACCGGGTCGAGCACCCGGTTCGAGGTCGACGCCGGCACCCTCGATCCGGTGCTGAGCCACCTGGCCCGGTTCGGCGTACGCGCGCTGACCAGCACTCCGCCGACCCTGGAGGAGTTGTTCATGCGGCACTACGGCGACGATCTCGACCGGAGCGGTGCGGCGCAGCCGGCGACGGCGGGTGCCCGATGA